ACCGCCACGGCGGCATGGACGGCTATGTCGCCGCCAAGCGCCGCATCTTCCAGCACCCGAAGCGCTCGCACACGGCGATCGTCGGCGTGGACGACGCCCATTGCCGGGCCGTTTTCGAGGAGATGGAGCACACCGTCCCCTGCGCCGTGGTCCCCATATCGGCGGAGCGGCCGACCAAGGGGATCTTTGTCCTGGACGGCAAGCTGTACGACGGCGGCGCGGAGCCGGTGATCGACCTCGCCGGGATCGCCGCCCTGCCCGGCCGGCACAACTGGCAGAACGCCGCGGCGGCCTTCGCGGCGGCGCGCGCCTGCGGCGTGCCGCTCGACACCATCCTGGCGGGGCTGCGCAGCTTCCCCGGCCTGGCGCACCGCCAGCAGCTTGTGGCGGAGCGCGACGGCGTCCGGTTCGTCAACGACAGCAAGGCGACAAATGCCGACGCCGCGGCCAAGGCGCTGGTCTGCTACGACCCGATCTACTGGATCATCGGCGGCCAGCCCAAGGAGGGCGGCCTGGACGGGCTGGAGCCCTTCATGCCGCGCATCCGCCATGCCTTCCTGATCGGGCAGGCGACGGAGCAATTCGCCGCGTGGCTCCACGCCCGGGACGTCGCCTATACCCGGTGCGGAACCCTGGAAACCGCCGTGCCGGCCGCGGCGGCGATGGCGCGGGACGAGGCGCTGCCCGGCGCCACGGTGCTGCTGTCGCCGGCCTGCGCCTCCTGGGACCAGTTCAGGAACTTCGAGCATCGCGGCGAGGTTTTCGCGGCCCTGGTGGCGGCCTTGACGAGTGACGTATCGGTGAAGAAGGAAGTCGCGGGATGACCGCTTTCGCCCGGACCGACCATTCCATATTCGGCAAGTGGTGGTGGACGGTGGACCGCTGGACGCTGGCGGTGGTGGCGGTCCTGATGGGCCTCGGCATCGTGCTGGTCCAGGCGGCGAGCCCGGCCGTCGCCGAACGCATCGGGCTGGACAATTTCCACTTCGTCCAGCGCCATATCCTGATGCTGGTGCCCGCCTGCATGGTGATGGTCGGCGTGTCGCTGCTGAGCCTGCGCGGCGTCCGGCGGACGGCGGTGATCGCCTTCATCCTCTTCACGATCCTGCTGGCGCTGACCATGGTCATCGGGTTCGAGATCAAGGGTGCCCGCCGCTGGATCCATGTCCCCGGCCTGTCGATCCAGCCGTCGGAGTTCGTCAAGCCGGCCTTCGCCGTGGTCGCCGCCTGGCTGTTCGCCCACGGCAAGACCAGCGAGCGGTTCCCCGGCGCGGCCATCTCCATCATGCTCTACCTGAT
This Skermanella mucosa DNA region includes the following protein-coding sequences:
- the murD gene encoding UDP-N-acetylmuramoyl-L-alanine--D-glutamate ligase — encoded protein: MIDLKHLRGKRYAVMGLAKSGLATARALMDAGVEILAWDDGEAGRAAASAAGIPLTDLNTADLSGVEALVLSPGIPHTFPKPNAVAARARDAGLPIVGDIELLYRAQPKASYVGITGTNGKSTTTALIGHILALAGRRIQVGGNLGTPVLSFEPLGEDGVYVLEMSSYQLELVPSVGFNVAILLNVTPDHLDRHGGMDGYVAAKRRIFQHPKRSHTAIVGVDDAHCRAVFEEMEHTVPCAVVPISAERPTKGIFVLDGKLYDGGAEPVIDLAGIAALPGRHNWQNAAAAFAAARACGVPLDTILAGLRSFPGLAHRQQLVAERDGVRFVNDSKATNADAAAKALVCYDPIYWIIGGQPKEGGLDGLEPFMPRIRHAFLIGQATEQFAAWLHARDVAYTRCGTLETAVPAAAAMARDEALPGATVLLSPACASWDQFRNFEHRGEVFAALVAALTSDVSVKKEVAG